CCTATTAGATTATTAATAAACTGATAGGGCAAGTTTTTACATTTTTTAGCAAATTCTATCGACTTATACTTTTATATCAAGTAACATAACTTGCCGGCAAAATAAAAATGAAAATAAAGTTATTGTTTAAGCGTTAAAAAATATTTAAATAAAAACGCTTGAAGCAAGGTTTAAAAAAGTGCATCAAAAACTTTTATTTTCAATTCTTCTTATTCTTAAAACCATTTAACGCTAAAAAAATATACGCCTAATATCAATTAAAATATCAGCATATACTTTGGCTGTAAACTACTATTGTTGGCCTACTTAACATTCTAATTTTATAAGTTCACAATATAATCAAAAATAATTTAGACTAAATCTGTGTTTAAAATATAATAATATGAAAGTAACTCTCTCGAATAATCTACAATCTTACCATCGGGCAATATCAACATTCTCGTTATTCCTATCTGTTCAACAAAATCGGGATTATGACTAACCGCCATTATTGTGCCGGAATAATCTTTAAAATTTTCGCCTATTATTGCTTGGGTATCGGGGTCTAAGTGGTTAGTCGGTTCGTCAAGAATTAGTAAGTTAGCGCGGGTTAACATAAGTTTACATAGCGCAATCCTTGCTTTTTCACCGGGGGAAAGCAAAGCTACTTTTTTATAAACAAAATCGCCTTGAAACAAAAAATTCCCAAGAACATTCCTGATTTGAACATCATTTAAACCATCGCAATCAATGTTTTCTAATATGCTTTTATTTTCATCAAGAAGTTCAAGCTCCTGCGCATAATATGCAATGTCCGTTTTGGGATTAAACTTTATTTCTCCGCTATCGGGACGAATTATACCCATTATAAGCTTCAACAGCGTAGACTTACCCACGCCATTTTCGCCCACAATTAAAAATCTTTCATTTCCTGTCAATGAAAATGATAATTGGTCATATAATTTATTTTGTCCGTCATAATGAAAAGTAATATCTTTAACTTCAAGAGGAATTTTTGCGCTTTCTCTTTTCGGGTCAAGCCTTATTTTTATATGCTTATATATCTTTTCACGTTTTTCAAGTTCTTTTAACTTTTTGGCAAGTTTTATTTCACGATCTTGTCCAACCCTCTTTAAATCGTGCTTGGTTCTGCTCGCTTGATTAACTTTTTGCACAAAATCGGCAAGTTTTTTTATTTCTTGCTCTTGCTGAGTAATACGCAACTCTTTTAGTAATTGTTCTTGCGCATATCTACGTTTAAAAGTTTGATAGTTGCCTTCATAGGTAGAAATTTTATGAGTAACTTTATTTATTAATAAAATTTTACTCGTAACGGCATTAAGAAAATCTATATCGTGACTAATAATAAGCACATTGCCTTTATAATTTTTTAGATAAGTTGTAACAAATTCTTTTGTTGTAACGTCTAAGTGGTTTGTCGGTTCGTCAAGTAAAAGAATGCTTGGATTGGAAAATAAAATATAAGCAAAAGCTACTTTTGACTTTTGCCCACCCGATAAATTGCCTATTTCCATATCTAAAAGGGCATTGTCAATTTTCATATTATCAATAAGTTCAAGCAATATATTTTCCGCATTATAAACGTCAAGATTATCCAACCGCTGTTGCAATTTAGACATAGTTGAAAGCAACGCTACTTGTTCTTCTTCGTTTGCGATTGCTAATTTTTCGTAAATATCATTTAATTTAGATTCTATTTTTTTAATCGGTCTAGCTTCAAAAAGATAGTCCCACACTTTTTTACTTCTATCTTCAAAATCAATTTCCTGTGGTAAATATCCAATATTAGCATTTCCAACATATATTGAACCGCTATCCAATTCCAATTCTCTTAAAATGACCTTAAATAATGTCGTCTTACCTGCGCCATTGACGCCAACTATGCCAACCTTATCATGATCTGCTATTTGAAATTCAGCGTCATCATAAATTGTTTCCATTCCAAACGACAAATTCATATTGTTTCCTCTCACGTCCGCTCTCCTTTACCGCTACTTTTAATACAGCAAATTTTATATCGCCATACGCCAATTTAACTAAAATTATATCCGTTTTTATCGCTTAAATCTCAGTAGCCTGTTGTTAATGTATCAATTTTAACGCTTTTTGTCAATCATATTCTAGTTTGAAATTACCGGAAATAAATTGCATAAATTGAAATATAAATGTTCGCATATTTGTTATTTACAAATTGGAAAATGCAAAATAATATAGAAAAATTACTACTTAAAAGTGTCTTATTTGTTGCATTCAAACAAATGTTGTCTTATAATATAAATTAATGTAATTTCAAACTGCTTAATACTTGCAATGTTTTTTGCTTAAAGTTATTTATCTAAATAATGTAATTGGTCGCCTAGCGCACATAAGGAACAATAGATGCTCATAAAAAAGAATGACATTACAATATAAATTTCATTGTAAATGAAAAAGATGGGCATATATTTAGATACGCGAAAAAACATGTGGAATGTTTAAACTACAAGCCTTTTAATGAACCCGAAATACTTAGTTTTTTGGGTGAAGTAGGTTTCCCCGCACCTCGAATTATTGAAGTAAGGAATAATTGTATAGTTCTTTCTTATATAGACGGTGTTGAGCTTGGTAAAATGCTTAATTGGAGCGATGATATTCCACTTGAAATAGTTGCTAGTTTTGCAAAAGAAATATACGCAGTTAATAGTATTAACTACGATGAATTACTAGCGCTTTATAAAAAAGCTGTTCCAAATAATTCTTTTGACTTTTACATTAATTATTATTCTTTTAACAAGCAACTACTAGCAAAACATTGGAATGAAATTGAAGATACTATAAAGCAATACTTACCTTTATTTGATGATGTATTAATTAATAGGTCTAAGGAAATGATAGCCGAAGAACTTGCATTTTGCCATGGCGATATTCATCAAGAAAATATTATTTTGCAAAATGGAAATGCCACATTAATTGATTGGGAATCCGCTTGTATAGCGCCTATTAGTTATGAAATTGCTATGCATTTGAGAAAATTGGGTACTCAAAAAAATATAAAGATGATTTTATTAAACAATATTTATTGTTAAATCCAAAATTTAAGAGATTTTATAGAAATATGGAATTATTTATAGAAATTGAAGATATCATGTTTATTATTAGTGATTATTTATCGATTATAGCAAAAATTAATAGACACGATGAGTTCGATATTGAAGAAAGTTGCAAGAGATTTTACAATATCATGATAGGAGCAAGTAAGTATTGGCCTAACATACATTTAATTTCAATAGACGAAATCAAACAAATATTTGGAGAAAAACAAAAAAATGAAAATACTTGTTGTCGGAAATATTAATAGCGGTTAAAGCAAAATAGTTACAGCGTTATCAAAAATCCAACCTGATTATGAAATTATTCAAATTGATGAAATCAGAAAACAGGTAGGAGACGGTAGCTATGAAAAAGAGTACCTCGCTCAACAATTATTTATAAATAAAGTATGTGAAAGTTGTGATATCATTGCAGAATTATCTGGCTGCGGACAACTTGGAGAAAAGCTAAACAGTAGACTTCCTAAAAATTCCTATATCGTATTAAAAGTAAATACTAATTTGCATGTTTGTTTGGATCGATGTATAAATAAAGATTTTTCACAAATTCCATATCCAGCTAGCAAAGAAGAAATCTTACAAACAATTATACGTATTGATAATGAAATTAAGAACAATTTCATTGAAAAGTTATGGCATGAAAACTCTTTAAATATATTAACGATTAATGCTTTCAATGATATAAAGGCATTACCATTAAGTCACTATCATTTTTTGCATAAAATTATAGATACCCTACTTAAAATATCTGGAATAAGTGAAATCGTATCTTTTGGCTCTCTTGCGAGAAATCAGCTTACACCACTATCCGACATTGATTTGTGTGTAATTACAGATTTAAATGTATACGAAATTAAAAAAATGTTGGAAACAATAAAAGAAATTACATTCATAGATACTACACTAAACAAAGTCACTATCAGATTTAATGAAATTTTAATAGAAATTGTTGTTTGTAAAAAACTTGAAGAAATTGGGAAATTTTACACCAATTCTATGATAAATGATATTAAGCATTCCATAATAAAAGGTACGGAAAACACTTTTTTAACATTGCAAAAGATGAACAAAGAATTCAACTTTGATAAGATCCGTATGAAATCAGAGACAATAAAAAGGCTTATGTTCACATTTCTATCACTAAACAATATAATGAAAAATGGCGATGATTATAGATTTTATTTTAACTGTAATATTATAATTCATGAGGTTGTGAAATTATACGCTTTTTCAAAAAATAAATTTGCGTATAGTTATTTACCAAAAATGGCGACAGAAGATATTGATTTTGAAATTTCGAGTTTAGTCTATGATTTCAAGATAGATAAAAAAATATATATTTGCAGGCTTGCAAAAAGTTTAATTAAAGTACTAACCGATGTTGACTGCTATGAAAAAAAATATATAGAAATACTAAATAATTTTTAGAGGAGTTTAAAAATGATTAAAGTTATGAAATCCCTTAGAAATATTAATTACCGCTTGTTTTTTGCTCTACTTATTATGGGATTAATTCCAACAATTTACACAACAGTAAGAATATTTTTCTTAGGGCAAATGCCCGGCGATTGGGGTTTTAATATAGCAAGCCAACTATCGTATGTAAATTTACTTTATGAAATAATCCAAGAAGCTTTAATCTTGCCACTTTTCTTTTTTATAGGAAAAACGATTGGCAATACAATTGAAATGACAAATCGAGTACGAACTGGCATGCTAGTAACATTTTTAATATACGGTATGCTATCCATACTTATCCTTATTTTCGCTAAACCACTTGTAAAATTTATGGCGCAAGATATTGCGCTAATTGACGAAACGGTTACATATATTAGATTAGAAACAATTGCAACACTTTTTTCTACTCTCGTAAAATTTATAACAATAGTAATTGTTACCTTAAAAAAGGATATTTATCTCTATTTTATTCTTGGCCTGCAAATGTTCATATGCATTTTATTAGATACTTTTTTCGTATCTAACTTATCGTTTTCACTAAAACTTGGCGTAAACGGAATTGCATATACCAATATTATAGTTAATATTTTAATGCTTTTCCTTGCTGTGTTTTTTCTTAACAAGGAAAAAATATTTTTGTTTTCTAAGGAAAAACTAAATTTTAACTGGATGAAAGAATGGACTAAAATAAGCGCTTATTCTGGAATAGAGAGCCTAGTGCGTAATCTTGCTTTTATGCTTATGATTGTTAAGATGGTAAACATTGTTGGAGAACAAGGCACATTTTGGGTTGCAAATAATTTTATTTGGGGATGGCTACTTTTGCCTATTATTCAATTAGGCGAACTTATTAAACGAGATTGTGGGGAAAACAAATCATTAATTAAAGAAAATTTTCTAGGATACATGGTGATAACTACATGCGTAATTATTCTATGGCTAATAACAATACCATTATGGCAACCTTTTTTGAAAAGTGTAATGAATATAGA
This genomic window from Clostridia bacterium contains:
- a CDS encoding ABC-F family ATP-binding cassette domain-containing protein, which encodes MRGNNMNLSFGMETIYDDAEFQIADHDKVGIVGVNGAGKTTLFKVILRELELDSGSIYVGNANIGYLPQEIDFEDRSKKVWDYLFEARPIKKIESKLNDIYEKLAIANEEEQVALLSTMSKLQQRLDNLDVYNAENILLELIDNMKIDNALLDMEIGNLSGGQKSKVAFAYILFSNPSILLLDEPTNHLDVTTKEFVTTYLKNYKGNVLIISHDIDFLNAVTSKILLINKVTHKISTYEGNYQTFKRRYAQEQLLKELRITQQEQEIKKLADFVQKVNQASRTKHDLKRVGQDREIKLAKKLKELEKREKIYKHIKIRLDPKRESAKIPLEVKDITFHYDGQNKLYDQLSFSLTGNERFLIVGENGVGKSTLLKLIMGIIRPDSGEIKFNPKTDIAYYAQELELLDENKSILENIDCDGLNDVQIRNVLGNFLFQGDFVYKKVALLSPGEKARIALCKLMLTRANLLILDEPTNHLDPDTQAIIGENFKDYSGTIMAVSHNPDFVEQIGITRMLILPDGKIVDYSRELLSYYYILNTDLV
- a CDS encoding phosphotransferase, whose product is MECLNYKPFNEPEILSFLGEVGFPAPRIIEVRNNCIVLSYIDGVELGKMLNWSDDIPLEIVASFAKEIYAVNSINYDELLALYKKAVPNNSFDFYINYYSFNKQLLAKHWNEIEDTIKQYLPLFDDVLINRSKEMIAEELAFCHGDIHQENIILQNGNATLIDWESACIAPISYEIAMHLRKLGTQKNIKMILLNNIYC
- a CDS encoding nucleotidyltransferase domain-containing protein, producing MDRCINKDFSQIPYPASKEEILQTIIRIDNEIKNNFIEKLWHENSLNILTINAFNDIKALPLSHYHFLHKIIDTLLKISGISEIVSFGSLARNQLTPLSDIDLCVITDLNVYEIKKMLETIKEITFIDTTLNKVTIRFNEILIEIVVCKKLEEIGKFYTNSMINDIKHSIIKGTENTFLTLQKMNKEFNFDKIRMKSETIKRLMFTFLSLNNIMKNGDDYRFYFNCNIIIHEVVKLYAFSKNKFAYSYLPKMATEDIDFEISSLVYDFKIDKKIYICRLAKSLIKVLTDVDCYEKKYIEILNNF
- a CDS encoding multidrug transporter, translated to MIKVMKSLRNINYRLFFALLIMGLIPTIYTTVRIFFLGQMPGDWGFNIASQLSYVNLLYEIIQEALILPLFFFIGKTIGNTIEMTNRVRTGMLVTFLIYGMLSILILIFAKPLVKFMAQDIALIDETVTYIRLETIATLFSTLVKFITIVIVTLKKDIYLYFILGLQMFICILLDTFFVSNLSFSLKLGVNGIAYTNIIVNILMLFLAVFFLNKEKIFLFSKEKLNFNWMKEWTKISAYSGIESLVRNLAFMLMIVKMVNIVGEQGTFWVANNFIWGWLLLPIIQLGELIKRDCGENKSLIKENFLGYMVITTCVIILWLITIPLWQPFLKSVMNIDNYKNVFNLVLISLAFYVLFAFNNICDSIFYGIGETKYMLVQSLIINIVFYGLMYILYVAGIFVPTLTSIALMFAGGTALDSVLTYFMFAFFVKKGGLTDKEMLNSKNTIY